A window of Verrucomicrobiales bacterium genomic DNA:
TCCGCCTTTTCGCCTCCGCTCAAAGCTGGATCGAAGGCGAAGCGGTGCGCCAACTCTATGCCACGGCAAAACTCGACGGTGTGCGCCTCGCTATAGGGTTCCCGGATTTGCACCCGGGCAAAGGTTCGCCAGTGGGCGCGGCCTTCGTGGCTGAAGGCGTGATCTATCCACACCTTATCGGCGGTGACATCGGTTGCGGTATGACGTTGTTCAAGACGGATTTGGTCCGTCG
This region includes:
- a CDS encoding RtcB family protein — translated: MHSTLSNHHSATVRLFASAQSWIEGEAVRQLYATAKLDGVRLAIGFPDLHPGKGSPVGAAFVAEGVIYPHLIGGDIGCGMTLFKTDLVRR